GTTGTGGTGGTTCGGGTCGCCGGCCTTGTCGCCTACGGCAGGCGCGATGATGTCGCCGGACGGCAGCGACGGGCCGTCGTGGACCGTGACGATGCCGGTCTTGTCGTCGGCGCCCTTGATGATGACCGGCGCGAACCCGCCGATCGAGGCGAGGTGCGCGGCCATCGACTGGATGGTCTGCATCTCGACCGTGTCGCCCATGTGCAGGTAGTAGACCTGGCTCTCGGTGACGACCACGAACATCGCGAGGTTGAACGCGTACGTGCCCTCGCGCAGGATCTGGCGCTGCGGGCCGCGCTGGCCGCCGTTCTCGAGGAAGAAGCGGACTCCCTGGAAGGTGTTGCCGGGCACCATGCGGCCGAGCGTCTGGCCGCCTTCGAGCGGCACGCCGTCGCGCGCGAACACGTAGCCGATCTTGCCCTGCGGGATGGTCACGAGCGGCATCGTGTGGACCTTGTACATGAGCGGCGTACGGAAGTGGATGCCGCCTCGCAGGACGTCGGGCTGGTATCCCGCCTCGCCCTTGAGCGCGATGATCTGGTCCTTCAGGGACCCGCGCGGCGACCACCACT
Above is a genomic segment from Actinomycetota bacterium containing:
- a CDS encoding flotillin family protein; translation: MDIIAFLGIAGTAIIGSFVGLVVLLWLVGFRIIRSDRVGIVEKWWSPRGSLKDQIIALKGEAGYQPDVLRGGIHFRTPLMYKVHTMPLVTIPQGKIGYVFARDGVPLEGGQTLGRMVPGNTFQGVRFFLENGGQRGPQRQILREGTYAFNLAMFVVVTESQVYYLHMGDTVEMQTIQSMAAHLASIGGFAPVIIKGADDKTGIVTVHDGPSLPSGDIIAPAVGDKAGDPNHHN